The nucleotide sequence GGGCGGCGGGGGTACCGCCTGCGTCGTCGATCCACTGCGCACACGCACCCAGTGGCACGGTTCTACCGGTCGCGGTCGCGGCGATGGTCCGGACGCTCCACCCGGCGGCAGCGGCACGCTCGGCCGCCTCGCGGGCGATCCGGGACTTGCCGACGCCGGCCTTTCCTGCCAGCGCGACGCCGTGTGCGTCCCGGTCGTCGAGCAGCGCCATGACCTCGGCCATGTCCTCGTCGCGCCCGATCATCGGCCAGTGCTGCGGCATAGCCGAAGGATAGGGCCGACGCGGCGCGGTCAGCAGCCCGAACGACGTGCGGTCACACCATCTTGGTCTCGCCGTAGTACGCCAGGATGGCGTCCGACATCTTGGTCGACCGGGTGAGGAACGCGTACGACCGGATGAAGGACTGGCCGACGCAGCCGTCGATCTTCACGTGGAAGTTGCTGATCATCACCCACGGCGTCGCGCCCTCGAACTCCTTCTTGGTCACCGGGACGATGTTGACGATGCCGGGTTTCAACCCCACGGCGACGCCGCCGGTGACCGGCGTGGTGAGCACCGGCACGAGGCCGTCCAGCGCCGGCGACGCCAGGTCCACGCCGGCGAGCCCGACCGACGGCGACGCACCGACCGTGCCGGTCAGCGTCACGCCGTTCGACGTGCTCATGTCGATGCCACAGCCGATCTGGTAGCCCACCTCGATGGTCCCGGCGGGGATCTCGCCGACGTCCGGTGGGCCGGCGAGCGTCCCGTCGAAGATCCCACCGACGACGTACTCGCGCGATGACAGGGCGGTGGTCAGCGGCGCATTCGCGATCTGCGTCTCGTCGCGCGCACCGAGTGTCAGGGTCCAACCGTCGGGGGTGACGGTGGTCTGCGGCGGGGGTGACGGCACCCGGGCGACGCCGTGCTCGACGGGCGCGCCCGCGGTGGGCGGATCGGCGGGATCCGGTTCGGCGACGGCCGTCGGCACGGTCACGAACGCGATCGACGTGGCCAGGACGACGACGCGGCCGGCGAAACCGATGATCACGGTGGGCTCCTCGACGACCGTCTCGTTCGCTCCGCACGTCGCGGCTCGGTCCATCGGGGAAGATACCGCGCGAAAAGGCCTCCGCTACCGGGCGTTGCGAAATCGTGTCACACGACCGGTCACCCGACGGGCAGCCGCACCAGGTAGCCGGCCTCGAGCGCGACCCACAGCGCGCCGTCCTCGGCGACCGCCATGCCGTGCGGTTCGCTGCCCGCGGGCAGGTCGATCGTCGCGACCTCCCCGTCGGCGCTCACCCGTGCGATCTGGTCGGCCTCCCACAGGCTCACCCACACGCCGCCGGTGGGGTCGGCCACCACGGCGTGCGGCCTGCCGGGCAGGTCGAGTTCCTGGATGGCCTCGTCCATCGGGATGCGGCCGACCTTGTCCGCCCGGACCTCGGTGAACCACACGGCGTCGTCGTGGGTCGCCGCGATGCCGACCGGCCCGGCGCCGCGCGTGGGCAGCTCGCGCGTCGTCAACGCACCCGAGGTGTCCATCCGGCCGATCGCGTCGGCCTGGTTCATGGTGAACCACAGTGCGCCGTCCGGACCGGCCGTGATCATCGACGGCATCCCGCCGACGGGCCACTCGCGCACGGTGCCGTCGGACTCGACGCGGCCCACCGTGCCGGCGGCCACCCCGAGACCCACCCCGGAGCCCATGGTGGTGAACCACGGTGCGCCGTCGGGACCGACCGTGATGCCGAACGGAGCACTGCCCGAACGCAAGTGGAGCACCGACTGCTCACCGGTGGTGGTGATGCGCCCGATGCCGTCGTCGCCGGCGCGGGTGAACCACAGCGCGCCGTCACGGCCCGCGGTGATGATCGACGGCTTGGCATCGACGCCCACCGGGTGACGCTCGACGTCGCCGATGGACGACACCCGGGCGATGGCGCCGCCGTGCACCAGCGTCACCCACATCGCGCCGTCCGGTCCCGCCGCCACGGCGTAGGGGCCGCCGTCGAGGGGCACCTCCAGGATGCGGCTCACGCCAGGGTGACCAGTCCGAGTTCGTTGGTCGACGCCAGCAGCGGATGCGACGGCAGCACCCGGACGGTGTAGCCCACCGGTCCGGCGATCGGCAGCGGCGTCGTGGTCGAGAACAGCTCGCTGCCACCCTCGCCGGTGCCGGTGTGCGCCATCCGCACGGTGGTCGGCTCCACCAGCGCGTCGGCCGCGTCGACGCGGCCGACGACGGCCTCGACGACCACCTCGTCGGGGCCGAGACCGGCGAGGTGCACGGTGGCGGTCAGCGTCAGCTCGGAGCCCAGCAGCGGCGTGTCCGGCAGGCCGTAGCTGTCGACGTCGCTGATCCGGATGTCCGGCCAGGCCCGCTCGGCGCGCCTGCGGTACTCGGCCAGTCCCCGGGCCGCCCCGAACGGCACGCCGTCGACCGCCTCGATCGTGCGGTGCAGTGACTGCGCGGCCGGCGCGTAGTACTTCTCGGTGTAGTCGCGCACCATCCGCGACGCCAGCACCTTGGGCCCCAGCGCCTGCAGCGTGTGGCGCACCATCTCGACCCACCGCTGCGGCACGCCGTGTTCGTCGCGCTCGTAGAACCGGGGCGTCACGGCCTTGGCGACCAGGTCGTAGAGCGCCGCGGCCTCCAGGTCGTCGCGCCGTGACTCGTCGGCCAGGCCGTCGGCGGTCGGGATCTCCCAGCCGTTGTCGCCGTCGTACCACTCGTCCCACCAGCCGTCGCGGATCGAGAGGTTCAGCCCGCCGTTCAGCGCGCTCTTCATGCCCGAGGTGCCGCACGCCTCCAGCGGCCGCAGCGGGTTGTTGAGCCAGACGTCGCAGCCCCAGTACAGCAGCCGGGCCATCGACATGTCGTAATCCGGCAGGAACGCGATGCGGTGCCGCACCTCGGGCCGGTCGGCGAACCGCACCACCTGCTGGATCAGCGCCTTGCCGCCGTCGTCGGCGGGGTGCGACTTGCCCGCGACGATGAGCTGCACCGGGCGTTGCTCGTCGAGGAGCAGCCGCTCGAGGCGCTCCGGATCGCGCAGCATCAGCGTCAGCCGCTTGTAGGTCGGGACCCGGCGGGCGAAGCCGATGGTCAACACGTCCGGGTCGAAGGCCGTGGCGATCCACCCCAGTTCGGCTTCCGACGCGCCGCGCTCGAGCCACGACCGGCGCAGCCGGCCGCGCACGTCCTCGATGAGCAGTCCGCGCAGTTGCGAGCGGATCCACCACAGGTGGCCCGGGTCGACCTGCTGCAGCCGCTGCCAGGTGTCCGGCTCGCTTAGCGAACCGAGGTCGTCACTGCCGATGAGTTCGCGGCCCAGCTGCACCCACTGCGGCGCCGCCCAGGTGGGGGCGTGCACGCCGTTGGTGATGGAGCCGATCGGCACCTCCTCGGTGTCGAAGCCCTGCCACAGCGCGTTGAACATGCCGCGACTGACGCGGCCGTGCAGCAGCGACACCCCGTTGGCGCGCTGGGCGAGCCGCAGCCCCATGTGCGCCATGTTGAACTTCGACGGGTCGTCCTCGGCGCCGAAGGCCACGATGCGGTCCAGCGGCACACCGGGCAGCAGCGGCGCGTCGGAACCCGTCGGGTCGCCGGTGGGGCTGCCGAAGTACCGCTCGACCAGCGACACGGGGAAGCGGTCGATGCCCGCCGGGACCGGGGTGTGGGTGGTGAACACCGTCGAGGACCGGACCACCGCCAGGGCGGTATCGAAGTCGAGCCCGCCGTCGGTGACCAGTTCGCGGATGCGCTCCACGCCGAGGAAGCCGGCGTGGCCCTCGTTCATGTGGAAGACCTGCGGCTCGGGCCTGCCCTCCACCGCCGTGAAGGCGCGGATGGCCCGTACGCCGCCGATGCCGGCGAGGATCTCCTGCTTGATGCGGTGCTCCTGGTCGCCGCCGTACAGGCGGTCGGTGACCCCGCGCAGGTCGTGCTCGGTCTCCGGGATGTCGGAATCCAACAGCAGCAACGGGATTCGACCCACCTGCGCGATCCACACCCGGGCGTTCAGCACACCGTCACCGGGCAGCTCGACGCTCACCAGCACCGGGTCGCCGGACTGGTCGGTGAGCAGCCGCAGCGGCAGCCCCTGCGGATCCAGCGACGGGTAGTTCTCGTGCTGCCAGCCGTCGGCGGTCAGCGACTGCCGGAAGTAGCCGGAGCGGTAGTACAGCCCGACGGCGATCAGCGGCAGCCCCAGGTCGGACGCCGACTTGAGGTGGTCACCGGCGAGGATGCCGAGACCGCCGGAGTAGTTGGGCAGCACCTCGGCGACGCCGAATTCCATGGAGAAGTAGGCGATGCCCGACGGCATGGCCTCGCCGGCCGCGGCGCGCTCCTGGTACCACATCGGCCGGGCGAGATAGTCGTCGAGATCGGCCGCGAGGTGGTCGAGCCGGTGCAGGAACTCGTCGTCGACCGCCAGTGCGTCGAGACGCTTCGGGCTGATCGCGCCCAGCAGCGCCACCGGGTCGGCGCCCACCCGCTGCCACAGCCCGGGGTCGATGCTCGCGAACAGGTCCTGGGTGGGTTTGTCCCACGACCAGCGCAGGTTGACCGAGAGGCGTTCCAGGGCGGCGAGCCGCTCGGGGAGGTGAGCACGGACGGTGAACCGGCGAAGTGCTTTCACGCCGCTTCACCTTACTGACTCTCGCCCGTCTGGGAGGAGGGGTCGGCGAGCTGCACTGCGGCCAGGCGTGCCCGCCGATCATCTCCGCGCACGGTGTTCGGCCGGACACTACGGTGGGTATAGAGCGCGACGAGGCTGAAACGAGACAGACGACTACTGCGCGGCCGCTGGGGCCGCGGTCGACGTGAGGAGCTGGTTGGTGGCCGGTCGTATCGGAATCGACGACGTCGCGCCCGTGGTCTCGGGTGGACGTTATCCGGCGAAGGCAGTGGTGGGCGAGGTGGTTCCGGTCCGGGCCACGGTGTGGCGGGAGGGCCACGACGCGGTCGCCGCCACCTTGGTGGTCCGCTACCACGGGTCGACGCCCCCGCGGCTCGCCGAGGCGCCCCCGGGTCTGCCGGCCGCCGAGGTGCAGGCGGTGCCGATCGAGGAGGTCGTGACGCCGGCGCCGAAGATCAAGCCGCAGCAGCTGGCGATGGCGCCCGGCCGGGAGCCCGACTCGTTCCACGGCCAGTTCGTGCCCGACGCCGTGGGCCTATGGACCTACCGCGTCGACGGTTGGGGCGACCCGCTGAGCACCTGGCGCAAGAACGTCACGGCCAAGCTCGACGCCGGTCAAGGCGAGTCGGAGCTGGACAACGACCTGATCGTGGGCGCCCAGCTGCTCGAGCGTGCCGCGACCGGCGTCGCGCGTCAGGACCGCTATCCCCTCATCGATGCGGCCGCGCGATTGCGCGAGCCCGGTGATCCCTTCCACCGGGCCGGCGGCGCACTGGCTCCGGAGGTCACCGCGCTGCTGGAGCGGTATCCGCTGCGCGAACTCGTCACCCGCGGCGAGACGTACGGGGTCTGGGTGGACCGGCCCCTGGCCCGGTTCAGTTCGTGGTACGAATTCTTCCCGCGGTCGACGGGCGGCTGGGACGCCGAGGGCAACCCGGTGCACGGCACCTTCGCCACGGCCGCCAAGGCGCTGCCCCGGGTGGCGCGGATGGGCTTCGACATCGTCTACCTCCCGCCGATCCACCCGATCGGCAAGGTGCACCGCAAGGGACGCAACAACAGCGTGACCGCGGGACCGAAGGACGTCGGCTCGCCGTGGGCGATCGGCAGCAAGAAGGGTGGCCACGACGCGATCCACCCGAAGCTGGGCACGATCTCCGACTTCGACGACTTCGTCGCCGCCGCCCGCGCCGAGAACCTGGACGTGGCGATCGACCTCGCGCTGCAATGCGCGCCGGACCACCCGTGGGCCAAGGACCACCCCGAGTGGTTCACCGTGCTGCCCGACGGCACCATCGCCTACGCGGAGAACCCGCCGAAGAAGTACCAGGACATCTATCCGCTGAACTTCGACAACGACCCGGCGGGGCTGTACGCCGAGGTGCTGCGGGTGGTGAAGTACTGGATCTCGCACGGCGTCAAGGTGTTTCGCGTCGACAACCCGCATACCAAGCCACCGAACTTCTGGGCGTGGCTCATCGAGGAGGCCAAGCGGGAGGATCCCGACGTCCTGTTCCTCTCCGAGGCGTTCACCCGCCCTGCGCGGCTGTTCGGCCTGGCAAAGCTCGGGTTCACGCAGTCCTACACCTACTTCACCTGGCGCACCGCCAAGTGGGAACTGATCGAGTTCGGCGAGCAGATCGCCGAGCACGCCGACTACGCCCGGCAGAGCCTGTGGCCCAACACCCCGGACATCCTGCACGAGTCGCTGCAGCACGGCGGCCCCGGCATGTTCGCGATCCGCGCGGTCATGGCGGCGACCATGAGCCCGACCTGGGGCATGTACTCCGGCTTCGAGCTGTTCGAGGGTCAGGCCGTCCGCGAGGGCAGCGAGGAGTACCTCGACTCGGAGAAGTACGAGTTGCGGCCACGCGACTTCGACGCGGCGCTGGCGCGCGGCGAGTCACTCGAACCGTTCATCACGCGACTCAACGAGATTCGCCGTACCCACCCCGCCCTCGCCGAGCAGCGCACGATCAAGTTCCACAGCATCGACAACGACGCCCTGCTGGCCTACAGCAAGTTCGATCCGGTCACCGGCGACTGCGTGCTGGTGGTCGTGACGCTCAACGCGTTCGGGCCCGAGGAGGCCACCCTCTGGTTGGACATGGCCGCGTTGGGTATGGAGGACTGGGACCGGTTCTGGGTGCGCGACGAGATCACCGGTGACGAATACCAGTGGGGACAGGCCAACTACGTGCGCATCGACCCGGCCCGGGCGGTCGCGCACGTGATCAACATGCCGTCCATCCCCGAGGACAAGCGGCTCAACCTGCTGCGGAGGGAGTGACCACATGACCCGCACGAACACGATCACCAGCCAGTACCTTCGACCCGACGCCGCCGACCTCGGCCGGCTGCTGGCGGGCGAACACCACGATCCCCACGCCATCCTCGGTGCGCACGAGTACGGCGATCACACCGTGATTCGCGTGCTGCGCCCGAACGCGGCCGAGGTCGCCGCCGTCATCGGCGGCGAGCGCTACCCGTTCGGCCACGTCGAGGACGCGCTGTTCGCGGTCGCGGTGCCCTTCACCGGCCTCATCGACTACCGCCTCGAGGTCGGCTACCCCACGGGCGACGGCGGGGTGAGCACCCACATCGTCGCCGACCCGTACCGCTTCCTGCCGACCCTCGGTGAGATCGACCTGCACCTGTTCGGCGAGGGGCGCCACGAGCGGCTGTGGGACGTGCTCGGCGCACACCCGCACAGCTACGACACTCCGGACGGCCGGGTCGACGGCGTCTCGTTCGCGGTGTGGGCGCCGAATGCCAAGGGCGTCACGCTGATCGGCGAATTCAACCACTGGAGCGGCAACGACGCGCCGATGCGCAGCCTGGGCTCGTCGGGCGTCTGGGAGGTCTTCTGGCCGGACTTCCCCACCAACGCGCTGTACAAGTTCCGCGTGCACGGCGCCGACGGGTCGGTCACCGACCGTGCCGACCCCATGGCGTTCGCGGCCGAAGTGCCACCGCACACCGCGTCGCGCGTGCACGTCAGTGACTACGCGTGGGGCGACGACGACTGGATGGCGCAGCGCGCGCTGAAGAACCCGGTGTTCGAGCCGATGAGCACCCTCGAGGTGCACCTGCCGTCGTGGCGTCCGGGACTGAGCTACCGCGAACTGGCCACCGAACTCACCGAGTACGTGCTCGAGCAGGGGTTCACGCACGTGGAGATGCTGCCCGTCGCGGCGCATCCGTTCGGCGGCTCCTGGGGCTATCAGGTGACGTCGTACTACGCGCCGATGCCGCGGCTCGGCTCCCCCGACGACCTGCGCTACCTCATCGACACGCTGCACCAGGCCGGCATCGGCGTCATCGTCGACTGGGTGCCCGCGCACTTTCCGAAGGACGCGTGGGCCCTCGGACGCTTCGACGGCACCCCGCTCTACGAGCACTCCGATCCGCGCCGCGGGGAGCAACTCGACTGGGGCACCTACGTCTTCGACTTCGGCCGTGCCGAGGTGCGCAACTTCCTGGTGGCCAATGCCCTGTACTGGCTGCAGGAGTTCCACGTCGACGGACTGCGCGTCGATGCCGTGGCGTCGATGCTCTACCTCGACTACTCCCGGCCCGCGGACGGTTGGACGCCGAACATCCACGGCGGGCGCGAGAACCTCGAGGCCGTGCAGTTCCTGCAGGAGATGAACGCGACGGTGCACAAGGTGACGCCGGGCATCGTCACCGTCGCCGAGGAGTCCACGTCCTGGCCGGGTGTCACGCGCCCGACGAGCCTTGGCGGCCTTGGCTTCTCGATGAAGTGGAACATGGGCTGGATGAACGACACGCTGGAGTTCGTCAAGCGCGACCCGATTCACCGCAGCTTCCACCACGGCGAGATCACGTTTTCGATGATCTACGCGTTCAGCGAGAA is from Mycolicibacterium grossiae and encodes:
- a CDS encoding MspA family porin, whose translation is MIIGFAGRVVVLATSIAFVTVPTAVAEPDPADPPTAGAPVEHGVARVPSPPPQTTVTPDGWTLTLGARDETQIANAPLTTALSSREYVVGGIFDGTLAGPPDVGEIPAGTIEVGYQIGCGIDMSTSNGVTLTGTVGASPSVGLAGVDLASPALDGLVPVLTTPVTGGVAVGLKPGIVNIVPVTKKEFEGATPWVMISNFHVKIDGCVGQSFIRSYAFLTRSTKMSDAILAYYGETKMV
- a CDS encoding Vgb family protein, with the translated sequence MSRILEVPLDGGPYAVAAGPDGAMWVTLVHGGAIARVSSIGDVERHPVGVDAKPSIITAGRDGALWFTRAGDDGIGRITTTGEQSVLHLRSGSAPFGITVGPDGAPWFTTMGSGVGLGVAAGTVGRVESDGTVREWPVGGMPSMITAGPDGALWFTMNQADAIGRMDTSGALTTRELPTRGAGPVGIAATHDDAVWFTEVRADKVGRIPMDEAIQELDLPGRPHAVVADPTGGVWVSLWEADQIARVSADGEVATIDLPAGSEPHGMAVAEDGALWVALEAGYLVRLPVG
- the glgP gene encoding alpha-glucan family phosphorylase — translated: MKALRRFTVRAHLPERLAALERLSVNLRWSWDKPTQDLFASIDPGLWQRVGADPVALLGAISPKRLDALAVDDEFLHRLDHLAADLDDYLARPMWYQERAAAGEAMPSGIAYFSMEFGVAEVLPNYSGGLGILAGDHLKSASDLGLPLIAVGLYYRSGYFRQSLTADGWQHENYPSLDPQGLPLRLLTDQSGDPVLVSVELPGDGVLNARVWIAQVGRIPLLLLDSDIPETEHDLRGVTDRLYGGDQEHRIKQEILAGIGGVRAIRAFTAVEGRPEPQVFHMNEGHAGFLGVERIRELVTDGGLDFDTALAVVRSSTVFTTHTPVPAGIDRFPVSLVERYFGSPTGDPTGSDAPLLPGVPLDRIVAFGAEDDPSKFNMAHMGLRLAQRANGVSLLHGRVSRGMFNALWQGFDTEEVPIGSITNGVHAPTWAAPQWVQLGRELIGSDDLGSLSEPDTWQRLQQVDPGHLWWIRSQLRGLLIEDVRGRLRRSWLERGASEAELGWIATAFDPDVLTIGFARRVPTYKRLTLMLRDPERLERLLLDEQRPVQLIVAGKSHPADDGGKALIQQVVRFADRPEVRHRIAFLPDYDMSMARLLYWGCDVWLNNPLRPLEACGTSGMKSALNGGLNLSIRDGWWDEWYDGDNGWEIPTADGLADESRRDDLEAAALYDLVAKAVTPRFYERDEHGVPQRWVEMVRHTLQALGPKVLASRMVRDYTEKYYAPAAQSLHRTIEAVDGVPFGAARGLAEYRRRAERAWPDIRISDVDSYGLPDTPLLGSELTLTATVHLAGLGPDEVVVEAVVGRVDAADALVEPTTVRMAHTGTGEGGSELFSTTTPLPIAGPVGYTVRVLPSHPLLASTNELGLVTLA
- a CDS encoding alpha-1,4-glucan--maltose-1-phosphate maltosyltransferase, which encodes MAGRIGIDDVAPVVSGGRYPAKAVVGEVVPVRATVWREGHDAVAATLVVRYHGSTPPRLAEAPPGLPAAEVQAVPIEEVVTPAPKIKPQQLAMAPGREPDSFHGQFVPDAVGLWTYRVDGWGDPLSTWRKNVTAKLDAGQGESELDNDLIVGAQLLERAATGVARQDRYPLIDAAARLREPGDPFHRAGGALAPEVTALLERYPLRELVTRGETYGVWVDRPLARFSSWYEFFPRSTGGWDAEGNPVHGTFATAAKALPRVARMGFDIVYLPPIHPIGKVHRKGRNNSVTAGPKDVGSPWAIGSKKGGHDAIHPKLGTISDFDDFVAAARAENLDVAIDLALQCAPDHPWAKDHPEWFTVLPDGTIAYAENPPKKYQDIYPLNFDNDPAGLYAEVLRVVKYWISHGVKVFRVDNPHTKPPNFWAWLIEEAKREDPDVLFLSEAFTRPARLFGLAKLGFTQSYTYFTWRTAKWELIEFGEQIAEHADYARQSLWPNTPDILHESLQHGGPGMFAIRAVMAATMSPTWGMYSGFELFEGQAVREGSEEYLDSEKYELRPRDFDAALARGESLEPFITRLNEIRRTHPALAEQRTIKFHSIDNDALLAYSKFDPVTGDCVLVVVTLNAFGPEEATLWLDMAALGMEDWDRFWVRDEITGDEYQWGQANYVRIDPARAVAHVINMPSIPEDKRLNLLRRE
- the glgB gene encoding 1,4-alpha-glucan branching protein GlgB; this translates as MTRTNTITSQYLRPDAADLGRLLAGEHHDPHAILGAHEYGDHTVIRVLRPNAAEVAAVIGGERYPFGHVEDALFAVAVPFTGLIDYRLEVGYPTGDGGVSTHIVADPYRFLPTLGEIDLHLFGEGRHERLWDVLGAHPHSYDTPDGRVDGVSFAVWAPNAKGVTLIGEFNHWSGNDAPMRSLGSSGVWEVFWPDFPTNALYKFRVHGADGSVTDRADPMAFAAEVPPHTASRVHVSDYAWGDDDWMAQRALKNPVFEPMSTLEVHLPSWRPGLSYRELATELTEYVLEQGFTHVEMLPVAAHPFGGSWGYQVTSYYAPMPRLGSPDDLRYLIDTLHQAGIGVIVDWVPAHFPKDAWALGRFDGTPLYEHSDPRRGEQLDWGTYVFDFGRAEVRNFLVANALYWLQEFHVDGLRVDAVASMLYLDYSRPADGWTPNIHGGRENLEAVQFLQEMNATVHKVTPGIVTVAEESTSWPGVTRPTSLGGLGFSMKWNMGWMNDTLEFVKRDPIHRSFHHGEITFSMIYAFSENFVLPISHDEVVHGKGTLWGRMPGDDHRKAAGLRGLLAYQWAHPGKQLLFMGQEFGQRAEWSEERGVDWYQLDEQSFSTGIQRMVRDMNGVYQSRRALWSRDTSHEGYSWIDANDSANNVLSFLRFGDDGSTLACVFNFSGAEHSHYRLGLPHAGTWREVLNTDADAYHGSGIGNYGAVEATDEPWHGRPASAVMVLPPLAALWFEPVTPDLPSEQVLELPGA